AATTGGAAATTATTTGCTCCAACCCCTGTTACAACGAATAGTCACTTTTATGTACAAGCAAAGCTACAGACGGATCAAGGTGTTATTACTACTGGTTGGCTAGATATTCTTGACTATATGGTTGAAGAAAATCAAAAGAATCGTTTTACACCATACAATCGTTTGTTACGAATTCCTAGAGCTGCATATAGCTTGAGATTAGAAGGTGACGAAACCATTCAAAAGATTATTAGTAAAGTTAATGAAGGAAAGTTGGAACAAGAAAAGTATGAAGACTTAATAAATAATGAAAAAAAAGAACAACAAGTAGAAATGTCAGATAAATTATTATATAGATATGCTGAGGCACATTTAAGAACTGCATATCCTACTGATGAAGTTTTAGAGTTTAAAGTACTTTTGGTAGAATCTAACCCTATTCCTTTCTCCAAAAATGGAATGGATTCTGTAGAAGTAGAAGAACGTTACATTGAATTTGATTGGCAAAAGGTACAAAATGTAGTATCTATATTCTAAAACGAGGTGAAAAATATGATTAATAAATTTAACCTACTAAATCAAAAAAAGCATATGTTAGTAGGTGCTAGTTTAATTCGTATAGCTTTTGGTTTAATCATTCTTTATAACTATACCATTCATTATTCACAACGATATTTTTTATGGGGTCCAAATGGTTTAGTTGGTACAGACAGTGCAACAGAATCTTTTTTATACAATCTTTCTCTGTATAGCCTTAGTACTTCCAATTTATACTTTAATATTATTTTTCATCTCGGAATCTTAATTGCTATTGTATTTTTAATGGGGTATAAAGGTAGGTTAATATCAGTATTAAACTTTATTTTTGTTTGGTCGTTAATGAGTCATAATAATTTGATACTGGATGGAGGCGATAATATATTACGTATCATGTTATTTTATTTGATATTTGCAGATACTACACAATATTTCTCAGTAGATGCACAGATTAGAGCTTACAAAAAGAAAGTAAATACTAACTTAAGTAGTAAACTATCTTTAAGATTTTTACTCCATAATTTAGCTATACTTGCTTTTCTTGTTCAAGTTTGTATTCTTTATTTTACTTCAGGACTTCATAAGGCGATGGGAGAACTGTGGCAAAACGGAACAGCTATTTATTATATTTTACAAGTAAATGAATTTTCGCATCCATTTTTTAAGGATATTATATTCGCATCAGATTTCTTTATAGTTGTAGGAGCATATTTAGCAATAATTGTTCAACTAGCTTTTCCATTTTTATTGTTTAATAAAAAGACAAAATATATTGGGATGCTTGGCGTAATTGGAATGCATACAGGTATCTTTGTAGTAATGGGTTTATTTAGTTTTTCATTTATTATGATAGCAAATCAGCTATTGTTCTTAACGGATAAAGAATATAGATGGATTGGTGTGTTTAGTAAAAAAAGATATGAGAGAATACGCTACCTATTTAAGCCCAAATCTCAAAAAACTATAAATGAATCAGAATCATTAGTCCTCATCTTATATGATGGATGGTGTCCATTCTGTACGAAAAGCATAAAAAGGTTCCAAAGTTTAGATTGGTTGAAACGTTTAGAATTTGTTTCTTTTAGAGAATCAGGTGTTGCCAAAAAGTATGGAATTAGTATGGAAGATTTAGAAAATAGAATGCATTCTGTTTTAAAACGTAATGGAAAAATTGAAGCTGGAATTTATAGCATAAATCGAGTGTGTAAAAGTATCCCACTTTTATGGTTATTTGTTCCTTTTATTAATATTTCAATTTTTTTAGGTATTGGCCAGAAAGTTTACGATATGATTGCAAAAAGAAGAACCATTTTCCCTACTGGTTCATGTGATGTTGATTGTCTACTACCTTTAGAGAAGCAAGAAAAAGAAGTTTAAGGTTATGAAATAACACTTCTAACTAATTAGAAGTGTTATTTTTAGGAAGAATTAAATATGTGCTTAAAGCTTTCTCGCAACAGATAAATAAATAGAAGAGGCTATACTCTGAATGAAGAATACAATCATAACGTAGTAGATGAACAACTCTTTATTCATTAAATCAAGGATAGCAACTAGTACAACGCCACTTAATATTCCTATTGTTAACAGTCCGTAAGAAAATGATTTAATTTTTAAAATAAGCAACTGCCCTCTTTCGTCTTTTGATTCTTTACTACGCTCGAAAGTCATTTTATATAGTTCGGAAAGTATTACTAATATTATTAAACCAAAAACTAAACTTGTAATTAATGTAAACATTAAAGTTCCTCCTTATATTCAAATATACTTGTGATTTCTTTACCCAAAGCATCAGAAATTTTAAAGGCTAATATTAAAGATGGATTGTACTTATTCTTTTCTAACGCTACTATTGTTTGTCTACTAACTCCCACTGCATCAGCTAGTTGCTGTTGGGTCATTTTTTTTTCAACCCTTCCAATATGAATTTTATTATCTAGCACGGTATCCCTCTTTTCTGAATGAATTTTTTAATTATTCAGTATTCCAATACAATTCAAATTGTAATGTATTTCTTACTAAAAGTAAAGAAAATATTACATTTTAGTTCATAATTTTAATTCCTGCGGTAGCAAGGGCTTTCAAAAAAGGCATCTATACAACGGGGGTTAGGAATGAGTCCGGTTACAAATCTGTAACCGGTACTTTTATATACTAAGGGTAACAAATCATAGGGAGCTGGAATAAATGAATTTATTGAATTTAGAGTTAATGACGGCAACAGAAAAAGTGGCAGAGGCATTAGTAATGCGAGGACTGTTTGTGGAAGTAAAAGAAGACGTATTATTCTTTTCGAAAAATTGTGCCAAAAAAGATGTGGAAGATGTAAAATTGGTTTTAAACAAATTAACTATTCCATACATGACGTATGGAGAAGATAAAATCGAAATTTTGGTCAATCAGATGCCGATATTAAAGATGAAAAAGATCTTAACAGCTGGAGGAAGACCTTTTGAAATCAATCGGGCAGAATATCACCAACATTGGCGCTTTTTTGCAAACCGTCGCTACGGTTTCCGTGTAAATGCTTTTCAATTGGAATATAACATGGCACGTTTCGTAAAGTCTGCAAATCTGGCTGGAATCGCCACTCATGCAGGATGTAACGGTCATCTGAAAAAAGCACCGCGCTTCCAGTTTGCAGGTCCATATATGGGCGTATGGTTTGCGACTGTACAACGCATGTATCTTAATGAATTGAATTTAAATTATGATTGGGAAGTAGTCTATGAGGGCTATACAGGCGCCGAATTGCGTGCTAAAGCAACACAGAACTGGTGCTTGCACAAAATTCATCAGGACACATTAAGAATGGCAGAGGTACTGGAAGCGCATGCTGCCGAAATCCGCGAATTAAAAAGTGCGAACTTTAAACGTTTCCAAAAGAATTTTGTTGAAAATTTTTCCGATCTTGAAGGATATTTTATCCTAGAAGACTGGATGTATAAAGTAGTCAAGGAGGGGGATCTGTATGCTGACGAAAAAGGAATTACTACTCGAAAAAGAAGATCTATGGCTGTCTAAAGAAGAGGATTCGGATGAATGGTACGAAGAAGGGATACAACTTTACGAAAAGCTAAGCAAGGTAGATTCATTTAACTTTGCGCATTATAACAAACAGCAAGCCAATTTATTACTGGAAAAGGCCCGTAATGAAAAGATGCACCATGGAAATATGAACCGGGCCGAAAGTTTATTGAAGCGTGTGATTGATCTGGAACCTACTCATTCGGAGATATATTACCGTCTCGCATTTATCAATGGGGATCACGAAAAGTGGGAGGCAGTGCTGTTTTATGCGAATGAAGCTTTCAAATATAAACTATCCGAGAAGGAAAAAATCAAGCTCTTTGCCTTAATGGGTTGTGCATACAAAAAAATTAAGCTACATCACCGAGGAAAGGAACAGTTTGAGCATGCAGAAGCATTGGATGTAAAAAGTGAATGGACATTGTTTATCGAGAAATATAGAAATTTGGCTGATGAAAGACGTGTTATTTCACGACAGAAACGTGAAGAAAGAGAAGAGTGCCTTGAAGAAGCCTTGCAGAAAACACGTGAGAATATGTGTTGTATCCTTACGCTCCACACATCATATAATGCTTTAATTACTAGCGATACAGAAGTTTCATTGAACCCAAAAGAAGCCGAGCTTTTATCTTTCTTGGTATTGAATGAGACAGCCTTTGTTTCAAAATCTCTAATACTTGATTATGTATGGCCTGAAATCGCATTGGATAATCCGAATTCTACTGTGGTGAAACGTAATATTTCTTCGTTGCGGAGAAAATTATCCCAAGCCTTTGAGATCCTTTCTGGAACAGATTTTATTAAGTTTGAGGAGAATGGATATAAACTGATTCTTTCAGTTCCTTTACAGGTATTTAAAGGCGTAGATTATAGAAGGATTTCTTGTAGATAAAAAAGCAATATAACCATATAGCTATGTTGCTCTGTTCGTATTGTTCAAATAAACAAAGGGAAAATTAACTACTTATAAAATATCTAGAAATGATCTAGCTGTAAATGTTTTTGGATAGGTGAACCTTTTTGATTATAATTTATTACTTTTTTGAATATATCCAATAATAACATTAATAAGTTTAGTGATTTTAAATTTTTTATCTATACTGGAAATCTAAAACTTACCATGTTATAATGGTTTAAAAATTCAAAATAATTATTTGATTATTTTGTTTGATTAGCTTAAATAAAGGGTATTCTTTATAATACCTTGAAGTTGATATATATATTTTTTTTCTATATACTAATTAAGGTGTTTTAACATGTTAGGAGGAGTGAAAATGTCTGTAATTATGGCAGAAAAGTTTAACAAATCTCATCGTGAAGTAGTATTTAAAAATTTGTCACGTGATGGCTTGCTTATTAAAAATGTCCCTTACATTGTTGCTATTGATGGATCAGACGAATTACACCTACCTGGACGTGTAGCACTTAAAATTGCAAAACTTATGACATTTATGAAGCGAAATAATATATCCGAAATTGAATTTGATAATGTATAAAAATTAAGAAGCCCACTAAATTGTGGGCTTCTTAATTTTTATACCTAAAGCATTTTTGAAAGATTTCTTAAATCCAGTAATTATAATTGCTGTATCTTTTGTTAAGGCAGATACAATTGTAATTGTGTCAAATCCTAAGTTAAAGTCTAATCCTCTAAACGAAAACGACAGATTGGAGTAACCTTTCCATTCGAATTTTTCATGTACCTCAGAAGAGTTAATCAATACATCGATCAATTTAACTAATAGTTCATCAAATTCTATTTCGTCTGAATTGAAAAAACGCTCGTAAATTCTATCAAAAGCATGTTCCTTAAATTCAATAAGATCATCTTCTAAAGCCTGTTTTCCATCATACCCTTTAAGAAGCTTATCTTTATAAGAAATCACTTGCTTCATTTGTTCTGTTGCCATCTTAATTTTTATACCCGATTGGCTACCTAATAATTCTTGTTTAGTAAATAGTTTTGCGTAATTAATTAGTTCATCCCTTTGGCTTTCAGTAAGTAGGAAAACATTTTGTGCAATCTCTAAATTTTCTCCATTTTTGAAAGTAAGGACAAAAGGTCTTGTCATGAGAGACCCTCCTTTTTCAAATAATAAATGGACCTATTACTTATTGCGGTATTAGGTCTATGATTTGGATTCTATAAGTTTTATTTAGAGTTTATTTATACTTTAATAATTTTATTAGTTATATGAATATTTATTTTCTATTATATTTTTTCAGTTTTAAATTTATTTAGGTTTCTTTCAGTTTTAAAATTTTATTATAGATACTAATCATACCATCTTTAAATATAACATAAATAAAAGTATTTCACAAATTATTATAATTTTTCAGTTTTTTTGAAAAGATGCTTATAAGAGTATA
The DNA window shown above is from Solibacillus isronensis and carries:
- a CDS encoding DUF5819 family protein gives rise to the protein MWRHIVAVILCIGFIFHFSLTLVYNAPSNPVKAKYNDEINLYIEPVFTQNWKLFAPTPVTTNSHFYVQAKLQTDQGVITTGWLDILDYMVEENQKNRFTPYNRLLRIPRAAYSLRLEGDETIQKIISKVNEGKLEQEKYEDLINNEKKEQQVEMSDKLLYRYAEAHLRTAYPTDEVLEFKVLLVESNPIPFSKNGMDSVEVEERYIEFDWQKVQNVVSIF
- a CDS encoding DCC1-like thiol-disulfide oxidoreductase family protein, yielding MINKFNLLNQKKHMLVGASLIRIAFGLIILYNYTIHYSQRYFLWGPNGLVGTDSATESFLYNLSLYSLSTSNLYFNIIFHLGILIAIVFLMGYKGRLISVLNFIFVWSLMSHNNLILDGGDNILRIMLFYLIFADTTQYFSVDAQIRAYKKKVNTNLSSKLSLRFLLHNLAILAFLVQVCILYFTSGLHKAMGELWQNGTAIYYILQVNEFSHPFFKDIIFASDFFIVVGAYLAIIVQLAFPFLLFNKKTKYIGMLGVIGMHTGIFVVMGLFSFSFIMIANQLLFLTDKEYRWIGVFSKKRYERIRYLFKPKSQKTINESESLVLILYDGWCPFCTKSIKRFQSLDWLKRLEFVSFRESGVAKKYGISMEDLENRMHSVLKRNGKIEAGIYSINRVCKSIPLLWLFVPFINISIFLGIGQKVYDMIAKRRTIFPTGSCDVDCLLPLEKQEKEV
- a CDS encoding helix-turn-helix transcriptional regulator — translated: MLDNKIHIGRVEKKMTQQQLADAVGVSRQTIVALEKNKYNPSLILAFKISDALGKEITSIFEYKEEL
- a CDS encoding winged helix-turn-helix domain-containing protein; translation: MLTKKELLLEKEDLWLSKEEDSDEWYEEGIQLYEKLSKVDSFNFAHYNKQQANLLLEKARNEKMHHGNMNRAESLLKRVIDLEPTHSEIYYRLAFINGDHEKWEAVLFYANEAFKYKLSEKEKIKLFALMGCAYKKIKLHHRGKEQFEHAEALDVKSEWTLFIEKYRNLADERRVISRQKREEREECLEEALQKTRENMCCILTLHTSYNALITSDTEVSLNPKEAELLSFLVLNETAFVSKSLILDYVWPEIALDNPNSTVVKRNISSLRRKLSQAFEILSGTDFIKFEENGYKLILSVPLQVFKGVDYRRISCR